The window GCTACCAGTTCGGCGACGGCGTTTACGAGGTTCTCTACGTCTTCGGCGGTCGGCTGTTTCTTTTCGACGAACACCTCGTCCGCCTGAAAATGAGCCTGGACGGCATTGCCATTCGCGGCGTGGACATGGACGAGGTGCGCGCGGTCATGATTGAGATGGTGGCGCGCTCGGGATTCGATCGCGCGAAACTGTACTACTGCGTGACACGCGGAGTCGCGCCGCGCAATCATCCGTATCCCGCCGGTGTGAAGCCGTCGATTCACGCCACGATCCGCCCGGTCACGCCGCCGCCCTCCGAAGAGATCGCCAAGGGCCTTCGCGCGGTGACCATCGCGGACTTTCGCTGGGGACGATGTGACCTCAAAACGCTCAACCTGCTCGGCAACGTGCTCGCTAAGCAGCAGGCGCTGGACAGCGGGTTCGATGAAGCGATTTTCTACGGCCCGGACGGCGTCGTGCGCGAGGCTACCGCGGCCAACGCCTTTGCGGTGGATGGCGGCGTCGTGTACACGTATCCCCTCGGTCCGCACATCCTGCCGGGCATCACGCGCGATCTGGTGATGAAACTCGGACGTGAAATCGGTGTCCCGATACGCG is drawn from Deltaproteobacteria bacterium and contains these coding sequences:
- a CDS encoding D-amino acid aminotransferase yields the protein MPELAYVNGKYGPIEEAVVSIDDRGYQFGDGVYEVLYVFGGRLFLFDEHLVRLKMSLDGIAIRGVDMDEVRAVMIEMVARSGFDRAKLYYCVTRGVAPRNHPYPAGVKPSIHATIRPVTPPPSEEIAKGLRAVTIADFRWGRCDLKTLNLLGNVLAKQQALDSGFDEAIFYGPDGVVREATAANAFAVDGGVVYTYPLGPHILPGITRDLVMKLGREIGVPIREEGLTLDKFRRADEVFLTGTTAELIAITQLDGETVGSGGTGPVTTRLRAAYDQYVESFLASA